The following are encoded together in the Pungitius pungitius chromosome 7, fPunPun2.1, whole genome shotgun sequence genome:
- the prrc2c gene encoding protein PRRC2C isoform X5 has product MSEKSGQSTKAKDGKTKYATLSLFNTYKGKSLETQKTAVAARHGLQSLGKVASSRRMPPPANLPSLKAENKGNDPNVNIVPKDGSGWASRPEGGEERLQETPPPPQIKPPVPQPPEPSVGGSRSWASSKPAQPEGAPRVSSHFQQEFPSLQAAGEAEKGEEPEVEPYGPGPSLRPQNVGSWREGGGRNLIAAPSPPELDGKVPEEAAVGLGLSTSAGEAEEPVRSLVADGKEGVATSAPPTQPKLNGGQQPAAGVPTHFDPAFRSMMPPYMFHAYPQMTFAPGQGSLRYPLPQEAAKMVRGPCPVRPQQGPPQSWHQDPDRPSIISATELKELDNLDTDTDEGWAGAQMEVDYTEKLNFSDDEEHAAKEKRENWERTRPRPPDGLEGWAEGGEDRGKALWAEGGPGAPSPGGAGHYSKLSAPPDYQGGGRSVGAAPQRIIKPAAAAPGADEDPEAWRQKRKKPQEVSEAVERARRRREEEERRMDEQRLAACAEKLKRLNEKHRPANESKSPPPQATNEEDRAPQEEESFSASAPSPLAPVPAPPSQAPITEAPLPERVEQGREEEEEQREGAEPTVQDEEVMAEVLVEEEEVHVPRQPSPPIQRPVVVAAEHQTERGSPFEEAEPPMEEEPVGGTSAAIPDYFGPEDDLVDEPRLPPPHMEPPSGEEVPTAPPQLEGEAAAALRPTLTAGYSKQFQKSLPPRFLRQQEQLKQQQWQQQQHQGGGSVSPSGGSAGVAAPQQQQHRSMYPPMGPHHQHLASMGFDPRWLMMQSYMDPRMMSGRPPMDLPANIHPGRMPPKQIVRREPGDNSSAGSDSFDHPARQSRERGLLWGSELLPPVAPPKGRDDIKEPRMDSALDLDRALPAMYPQDHSALDSHKSNFFQDPSESLSAFSQGPEDVPVPAGPTFDPEEPGLPSGEEVEALGQAMLQRSVSQGSSPSLQLDEPGFDALSQGGKSVDLQDGERPDNKPQNEYPPPADGSHKQEKLPLPASSKQKAELRWAARSSAGRREGPGGERPLRRSGPIKKPVLRDMKEEREQREEREKRHERGERGDRPKKDPSSKAPPAAAVVSEASGPPGEGPKEAPEPEEPPTAHQRVRDSQASCGPPTSSSQEEKAEKVEKVEKPPGNEKQPEPKLPCRKESSLPPPRSYRRDEREKDLDLDMDKERDREWPTDSNFKGRGRGEYYSRGRSYRGTYSGRNRGGRGRSRAEFNYREPRSRSDLLSAGGAAAFRNREESETRSESSDFEVIPKRRRRRGSDTDSESEGGRESASDTGPSDREPSTKAARPLRRELPGEARPGPHKPGFGPPHMGDRAGPRDDDGRPKPGFLPKGEPSRRGRGGLYSRRGGARERGGPRPGPLRRPGAREPSSHWPSKPMETFRPEDAEARYDNPAADRRYPKPEGKRFGDVAPQSGRERPRRTRPARPPRQDKPPRFRRLKEREAAVLASGDAIPSPPVPLLPASGSALSKAPGPPGTAPAEAAAGALPPMDLSSPTETPLPETSSPAVGTKSPDLSNQNSSDQANEEWETASESSDFNERREREERRGALEAANEAANASAAAPVPPQGSSTPSKSPPDGLVTPRRDGAPVAKRSFSNQRPAERQNRRGNSGAKPVRSYTGGKGERRGGGRTGRKGPAAQQNSEGGAQGAGGTSQRPPKDQVRRKDEAKQAAKKPKENALSQFDLNNYASVVIIDDHPEVTTTEDPQSNPNDDGFTEVVSRKQQKRLQDEEKRKKEEQTPQTWSKKASSEKGRGGGGKLPPRFAKKSSQQQQKQQQKQQQQQQQPSSQSPAVPPPQAQPLIPAPQPAHLTPSQAAASPQALEGTVVPQASAPPPALDFTSKSLLPTQPHSTLGTELWENKVAAPAPLPEVKKLGPISPPQPPSVSAWTKPLTSFTGSVGEGVKPGSEVAAELAMESIQFGAPSSAGSTDSDGAPALLEAVSENKLPPPKEQRQKQPRAGPIKAQKLPEMEPVETKEYKPGPIGKERSLKNRKAIDARGGDAEGLEGGVPGGVVCRATDSSPPISDATVPELGGDIEGMITVPSAEYHSNSKESVTDYTTPSASLADSVPTAGGKIEESLVANVALPHSLPLPRRETLQQSSGLSTVSPATVDLTLKMESARKAWENSPSLEKNSPVTSSSSPITSCASSYSTFSSASMPQIPVASVTPSTSLSVAGTYTTSSLGTKTATACDPPNICKVKPQQLQGGGLSSSSSSFSQLSCVPTLLPQQQQTPQVYVSQSAAAQIPAFYMDTSHLFSTPHPRLAPPSLAQQQGFQPGISQPTAVQQIPIPIYAPLQGQPQHQHQHQPQHQHQHQHQHQHQHQHQPQHQHQHQHQHQAQLGLSTGPPVSQHQDLFSSSLQPYRSQQAFMQSSLSQPSMMLSGPPLHSYGGVQASELGKPQSGLAYQQASSAQHIPILFEPQLNQPSGMGGSQLIDTHLLQARQGMSQHSNMYSGQVQPHGQSSYYSSTQSPSSAMQQMAVQMPSSQLSLPNFGSGGGQPLLALPPTPPQAQPPNLNRQPPVSQPYRGFMGPNHGMMPPSKMDLDLKLFGSGMDVKPGTPPIGARSTTPTSSHYRASSTSPSSQSSKINSMLYQKQFQASSAGLRMSQHFPGQFPPQILSQPNIVSPLVRPPHVNSFQRSSMGPPMGPPMSPNMGGGLMPHPRPQHPQLSQHPPRGPPGPSLAPRGTQSGLRVEQDLKAKQRAEVLQATHKFFSEQQQLKAPQVPKGGKPPLEAPAPNHQGMSERADPDKPPMSTAKPVRTGPIKPQAVKPEEGK; this is encoded by the exons ATGTCCGAGAAGTCAGGGCAAAGCACCAAGGCAAAGGATGGCAAAACAAAGTATGCAACCCTTAGCCTCTTCAACACCTACAAGGGCAAGTCTCTGGAAACCCAGAAAACTGCAG TGGCTGCCAGACATGGGCTCCAAAGTCTGGGCAAAGTGGCCTCCAGCCGACGCATGCCCCCCCCAGCCAACCTGCCCAGCCTGAAGGCCGAGAACAAGGGAAACGACCCCAACGTCAACATCGTCCCCAAAGACGGGAGCGGCTGGGCCTCTCGccccgaggggggggaggagag GCTACAGgagacgccccccccaccccagatcAAACCACCCGTGCCTCAGCCACCAGAGCCTTCTGTGGGGGGCAGCCGCTCCTGGGCCAGCAGCAAGCCGGCGCAGCCCGAGG GGGCCCCTCGCGTGAGCAGCCATTTTCAGCAGGAGTTCCCCAGCCTGCAGGCCGCTGGCGAGGCAGAGAAAGGGGAGGAGCCGGAGGTGGAGCCTTATGGACCGGGCCCCAGCCTGCGACCTCAAA ATGTTGGCAGTTGGCGTGAAGGCGGCGGCAGGAATCTCATCGCTGCCCCCAGCCCCCCTGAGCTGGATGGGAAGGTCCCGGAGGAGGCCGCCGTGGGGCTCGGGCTCTCCACGTCAGCAGGGGAGGCCGAGGAGCCCGTACGCAGCCTAGTCGCCGACGGCAAGGAGGGGGTGGCCACCTCTGCCCCCCCGACTCAACCCAAGCTTAACGGGGGCCAGCAGCCTGCCGCCGGCGTCCCGACGCACTTCGACCCTGCGTTCAGGAGCATGATGCCGCCCTAC ATGTTCCACGCGTACCCTCAGATGACCTTTGCCCCGGGGCAAGGAAGCCTCAGGTACCCTCTACCGCAAGAAGCAGCCAA GATGGTCAGGGGTCCTTGTCCGGTGCGGCCCCAGCAGGGCCCCCCCCAGTCCTGGCACCAGGACCCCGACAGACCCTCCATCATCAGCGCAACAGAGCTGAAAGAGCTGGACAACCTGGACACGGATACCGACGAGGGCTGGGCAG GAGCCCAGATGGAGGTGGACTACACGGAGAAGCTGAACTTCAGCGATGACGAGGAACACGCTgcgaaggagaagagggagaactG GGAGCGGACACGACCTCGCCCCCCCGACGGCCTGGAGGGCTGGGCGGAGGGCGGCGAGGACCGCGGTAAAGCCTTGTGGGCCGAGGGCGGTCCCGGAGCGCCCTCGCCTGGCGGGGCGGGGCATTACAGCAAGTTGTCTGCCCCCCCGGACTATCAG GGTGGCGGTCGCTCAGTCGGGGCGGCGCCCCAACGCATCATCAaaccggcggcggcggcgcccggAGCCGACGAGGACCCGGAAGCCTGGCGGCAGAAGCGCAAGAAGCCGCAAGAGGTCTCTGAAGCCGTGGAGCGAGCGAGGAGgcgaagggaggaggaggagcggcggaTGGACGAGCAGCGGCTTGCCGCCTGCGCCGAAAAACTCAAACGACTCAATGAGAAACACCGGCCGGCCAATGAGAGCAAGTCGCCTCCTCCTCAGGCCACCAACGAAGAAGACAGAGCGCCCCAAGAGGAGGAGTCCTTCTCGGCCTCCGCTCCCAGTCCTCTGGCGCCGGTCCCAGCGCCACCGTCACAGGCCCCGATCACGGAAGCTCCGCTCCCTGAGAGGGTGGAGCaaggcagggaggaggaggaggagcagcgagaGGGAGCAGAACCAACGGTCCAGGACGAGGAGGTGATGGCggaggtgctggtggaggaggaagaggtgcacGTGCCTCGTCAGCCCAGCCCCCCCATCCAGAGACCCGTGGTTGTAGCTGCGGAGCACCAGACGGAGAGGGGGAGCCCCTTTGAAGAGGCGGAGCCCCcgatggaggaggagccggtGGGCGGGACCTCGGCGGCGATCCCAGACTACTTCGGCCCGGAGGACGACCTCG TGGACGAGCCCCGCCTGCCCCCGCCTCACATGGAACCCCCCAGTGGGGAAGAAGTCCCCACAGCGCCACCGCAGCTGGAGGGAGAAGCAGCCGCTGCTCTGCGTCCGACTCTCACTGCAGGATATTCCAAACAGTTCCAGAAGTCTCTGCCGCCTCGGTTCCTCCGGCAGCAG GAGCAGTTGAAGCAGCAGcaatggcagcagcagcagcaccagggtGGGGGCTCAGTTTCTCCATCAGGTGGCAGCGCCGGCGTTGCAgctccacaacaacaacaacaccgcTCCATGTATCCACCCATGGGcccccaccaccagcacctGGCCTCCATGGGGTTTGACCCCCGCTGGCTCATGATGCAGTCCTACATGGACCCCCGCATGATGTCGGGACGTCCTCCCATGGACCTGCCTGCTAACATTCATCCTG GGAGGATGCCTCCAAAGCAGATCGTGCGCCGAGAGCCGGGGGACAACTCCAGCGCCGGCTCGGACTCCTTCGACCACCCGGCGCGACAGAGTCGTGAGCGCGGCCTGTTGTGGGGATCGGAGCTGCTGCCACCCGTAGCCCCCCCAAAAGGACGGGATGATATCAAGGAGCCCAG GATGGACTCTGCTTTGGATCTGGACCGGGCTCTTCCAGCCATGTATCCCCAGGACCACAGTGCACTGGACTCTCATAAAAGTAACTTCTTCCAAGACCCATCGGAGTCCCTGTCAGCGTTTAGCCAGGGCCCAGAGGACGTCCCGGTGCCGGCGGGCCCAACCTTTGACCCCGAGGAGCCGGGCCTGCCCAGCGGGGAAGAGGTGGAGGCGCTCGGTCAGGCCATGCTCCAGAGGAGCGTCTCCCAGGGCTCCAGCCCCTCCCTCCAGCTGGACGAGCCCGGGTTCGATGCGCTGTCCCAGGGGGGGAAGTCTGTGGATCTGCAGGACGGGGAGCGGCCCGACAATAAACCCCAGAATGAataccccccccctgctgatggATCGCACAAACAAGAGAAGCTGCCTCTTCCAGCCTCGAGCAAGCAGAAGGCCGAGCTGCGCTGGGCCGCGAGATCGAGCGCCGGACGCAGAGAAGGACCCGGGGGGGAGCGGCCCCTCCGCCGGTCTGGACCCATTAAGAAGCCCGTCCTGCGGGACATGAAGGAGGAGCGAgaacaaagagaagagagagagaagcgacACGAGAGGGGCGAACGAGGGGACCGGCCCAAAAAGGATCCGTCATCCAAAGCTCCTCCTGCGGCTGCTGTCGTGTCCGAGGCCTCTGGACCTCCGGGGGAGGGGCCGAAGGAGGCCCCCGAGCCGGAGGAACCGCCGACGGCTCATCAGAGAGTCAGAGACTCCCAGGCCTCGTGCgggccccccacctcctcctctcaggaggagaaggcggagaaggtggagaaggtggagaaacCGCCCGGCAACGAGAAGCAGCCGGAGCCCAAGCTGCCCTGCAGGAAGGAgtccagcctcccccccccccggtcctacCGCCGGGACGAGAGGGAGaaggacctggacctggacatGGACAAGGAGCGGGACAGAGAGTGGCCCACCGACTCCAACTTCAAAGGACGCGGCCGAGGGGAGTATTACTCCAGAGGGCGGAGCTACCGGGGCACTTACAGCGGCCGGAACCGGGGGGGTCGCGGCCGGAGCCGGGCGGAGTTCAATTACCGAGAGCCCCGCTCGCGCTCGGACTTGCTTTCTGCAGGAGGCGCCGCGGCCTTCCGCAACCGAGAGGAGAGCGAGACGCGCAGCGAGAGCTCCGACTTCGAGGTGATTCCCAAGCGGCGCCGGCGGCGCGGCTCAGACACGGACTCTGAGAGCGAAGGAGGCCGAGAGTCGGCCAGCGACACGGGGCCGTCGGACCGCGAGCCCAGCACCAAGGCCGCTCGTCCGCTGAGACGAGAGCTCCCCGGGGAGGCCCGGCCCGGGCCCCACAAGCCGGGCTTCGGACCCCCTCACATGGGGGACCGGGCCGGGCCCCGAGACGACGACGGCCGGCCCAAGCCGGGATTCCTCCCGAAGGGAGAGCCCTCTCGGCGGGGAAGAGGAGGATTGTACAGCAGACGAGGTGGAGCGAGGGAGCGCGGCGGCCCCCGGCCCGGCCCCCTCAGACGGCCAGGAGCCAGAGAGCCGTCGTCCCATTGGCCCTCTAAGCCCATGGAGACGTTCAGGCCCGAGGACGCCGAGGCCCGATACGACAACCCGGCAGCCGACCGGCGATACCCGAAGCCTGAAGGCAAGCGATTCGGAGACGTGGCCCCTCAGAGCGGCAGGGAGAGGCCTCGTCGGACCAGACCGGCACGGCCCCCCAGGCAGGATAAACCCCCCCGCTTCAGGCGCCTGAAGGAGCGGGAGGCTGCCGTGTTGGCGAGTGGAGACGCCATCCCCAGTCCCCCAGTCCCACTGCTCCCAGCAAGTGGCTCCGCCCTGTCCAAAGCCCCGGGGCCCCCCGGGACGGCTCCTGCCGAGGCAGCAGCAGGCGCCTTGCCGCCGATGGACCTGTCCTCCCCCACAGAGACTCCCTTGCCGGAGACCAGCAGCCCCGCGGTCGGTACCAAGTCCCCCGACCTGTCCAACCAGAACTCCTCGGATCAGGCCAACGAGGAGTGGGAGACGGCGTCGGAGAGCAGCGACTTCAACgagaggagagagcgagaggagaggaggggagcgcTGGAGGCGGCAAACGAAGCGGCCAACGCCTCTGCTGCGGCCCCCGTGCCCCCGCAGGGCTCCTCCACCCCCAGCAAAAGCCCCCCCGACGGACTGGTGACTCCCAGACGGGACGGGGCTCCTGTGGCCAAGAGGAGCTTCTCCAACCAGAGGCCTGCGGAGAGGCAGAATCGTAGAGGCAACAGCGGAGCCAAACCGGTCCGGAGCTACACGGGGGGCAagggcgagaggaggggggggggcaggaccgGCCGCAAAGG CCCTGCAGCGCAGCAGAACTCAGAAGGTGGTGCACAGGGTGCTGGAGGAACATCGCAGAGGCCTCCAAAGGACCAGGTGCGACGTAAAGACGAGGCCAAGCAGGCCGCCAAGAAGCCCAAGGAGAACGCGCTCTCTCAGTTCGACCTCAACAACTACGCCA GTGTCGTGATCATCGATGACCACCCGGAGGTCACCACCACAGAGGACCCTCAGTCCAACCCCAACGATGACGGCTTCACGGAGGTCGTCTCCCGCAAACAACAGAAGCGACTGCAGGACGAGGAGAAGCGGAAGAAGGAGGAGCAAACGCCTCAG ACCTGGAGTAAAAAAGCCTCAAGCGAGAAGGGCAGAGGGGGCGGAGGAAAGCTGCCCCCCAGATTCGCTAAAAAGtcgtcacaacaacaacaaaaacaacagcaaaaacaacaacaacaacagcagcagccctcCTCTCAGTCccctgcagtccccccccctcaggcccaGCCCCTCATTCCTGCTCCCCAGCCTGCTCACCTCACCCCCTCCCAAGCCGCTGCCTCCCCCCAGGCTCTGGAAGGAACCGTGGTCCCACaggcctccgccccccctcccgccctggACTTCACCTCAAAGAGTTTACTGCCCACGCAGCCGCACAGCACTCTGGGTACAGAGCTGTGGGAGAACAAGGTGgcggcccccgcccccctccctgaaGTCAAGAAGc TTGgtcccatcagccccccccagcccccttcTGTGAGCGCCTGGACCAAACCGCTGACCTCCTTCACCGGCTCCGTCGGCGAG GGGGTGAAGCCGGGGTCGGAGGTCGCGGCGGAGCTGGCGATGGAGAGTATTCAGTTTGGAGCGCCGTCGTCTGCGGGCAGCACGGACAGCGACGGCGCCCCGGCGCTGCTGGAGGCCGTCTCTGAAaacaagctgcccccccccaaggagCAGCGACAGAAGCAGCCGCGAGCCGGACCAATCAAAGCGCAGAAG CTTCCTGAAATGGAACCAGTGGAAACCAAGGAGTACAAGCCGGGTCCCATCGGAAAAGAGCGCTCTCTAAAGAACCGCAAGGCCATAGATGcccgggggggggacgcagaggGGCTGGAGGGAGGAGTCCCCGGGGGGGTCGTCTGCAGAGCCACAGACTCCAGTCCTCCCATCAGCGACGCCACCGTCCCCGAGCTGGGAGGAGACATCGAGGGCATGATCACCGTCCCCTCGGCAGAGTACCACAGCAACTCCAAG GAGTCCGTCACGGACTACACCaccccctccgcctccctggCAGACAGCGTTCCCACCGCAGGAGGAAAGATAGAAGAGAGCCTGGTGGCAAAC gtggCGCTGCCTCACTCGCTGCCCCTCCCCCGACGAGAGACGCTGCAGCAGAGCTCCGGCCTGAGCACCGTGTCTCCGGCCACTGTGGACCTCACGCTGAAG ATGGAGTCGGCCCGCAAGGCGTGGGAGAACTCCCCAAGTCTGGAGAAGAACTCTCCggtcacctcctcttcctcccccatcACCTCCTGTGCGTCCTCGtactccaccttctcctccgcctccatgCCACAGATCCCCGTGGCGTCCGTCACGCCCAGCACCTCGCTGTCAG TCGCCGGCACCTACACCACGTCGTCCCTCGGCACCAAGACCGCCACGGCCTGCGACCCCCCCAACATCTGCAAGGTGAAGCCCCAGCAGCTGCAGGGTGGAGGtctgtcctccagcagcagcagcttctctcaGCTGAGCTGCGTCCCGACCCTCctcccgcagcagcagcagaccccCCAGGTGTACGTCTCTCAGTCTGCAGCAG CTCAGATTCCAGCCTTCTACATGGACACTAGCCACCTCTTCAGCACCCCCCACCCTCGCCTGGCCCCCCCCTCGCTGGCGCAGCAGCAGGGCTTCCAGCCGGGCATCTCGCAG CCCACAGCAGTGCAGCAGATCCCCATCCCCATCTACGCCCCCCTGCAGGGTCAGCCCCAgcaccaacaccaacaccaGCCCCAGCACCAACACCAACATCAGCACCAGCACCAACATCAGCACCAACACCAGCcccagcatcagcatcagcaccaacaccaacaccaGGCCCAGCTGGGGCTCAGCACCGGCCCCCCCGTCTCGCAGCATCAGGACCTGTTCAgttcctccctgcagccttACAG GTCCCAGCAGGCCTTCATGCAGAGCAGCCTGTCGCAGCCCTCCATGATGCTGTCGGGCCCCCCCCTGCACAGCTACGGCGGCGTGCAGGCCTCTGAGCTGGGGAAGCCTCAGTCCGGCCTGGCCTATCAGCAGGCCTCCTCCGCGCAGCACATCCCCATCCTGTTTGAGCCGCAGCTCAACCAGCCCTCTGGCATGGGGGGCTCCCAGCTCATcgacacacacctgctgcag GCCCGTCAGGGGATGAGTCAGCACTCCAACATGTACTCGGGGCAGGTGCAGCCGCACGGCCAGAGCAGCTACTACAGCAGCACGCAGTCGCCCAGCTCGGCCATGCAGCag ATGGCGGTCCAGATGCCCAGCTCCCAGCTGTCGCTGCCTAACTTTGGCTCAGGCGGAGGCCAGCCCCTCCTGGCGCtgccccccactcccccccagGCCCAGCCCCCCAACCTCAACCGCCAGCCCCCGGTCTCCCAGCCGTACAGAGGCTTCATGGGCCCCAACCACGGCATGATGCCCCCCAGCAAG ATGGACCTGGACCTGAAGCTCTTTGGCAGCGGGATGGATGTGAAGCCCGGAACGCCCCCCATCGGAGCCAGGAGCACCACGCCCACCTCCAGCCATTACAG agccAGCTCCACCTCCCCCAGCAGCCAGTCCAGTAAGATCAACAGCATGCTGTACCAGAAGCAGTTCCAGGCCAGCTCCGCCGGCTTGAGGATGTCGCAGCACTTCCCGGGCCAGTTCCCCCCCCAG ATTCTGTCTCAGCCCAACATCGTCTCCCCTCTGGTTCGACCCCCCCACGTCAACTCGTTCCAGCGCTCCTCTATGGGCCCCCCCATGGGCCCCCCGATGTCCCCCAACATGGGCGGCGGCCTCATGCCCCACCCCCGACCTCAGCACCCCCAGCTAAGCCAGCACCCCCCCCGAGGACCTCCCGGCCCCTCGCTGGCCCCCAGAGGCACGCAGTCGGGTCTGAGGGTGGAGCAGGACCTGAAG gcgAAGCAGCGGGCCGAGGTCCTCCAGGCCACCCACAAGTTCTtctcagagcagcagcagctcaaggCCCCGCAGGTCCCCAAGGGGGGCAAACCCCCCCTCGAGGCCCCCGCCCCAAACCACCAGGGGATGAGTGAGCGGGCGGATCCAGACAAACCCCCCATGTCCACGGCCAAGCCCGTCAGAACCGGCCCCATAAAGCCACAGGCCGTCAAACCGGAGGAAGGCAAGTGA